In one Chryseobacterium camelliae genomic region, the following are encoded:
- a CDS encoding translation initiation factor, which translates to MDLRDQLKNLFPDHDEQDFEMPEEQFKQKEPLVCKFEKKGRNGKPVTIVEGWEGSEEELKKISKKIKTTLGIGGSEKDGTIIIQGDNRDKIMNILKEMGYKTKRVGG; encoded by the coding sequence ATGGATTTAAGAGATCAATTAAAGAACCTTTTTCCTGATCATGATGAGCAGGATTTTGAGATGCCTGAAGAGCAATTCAAGCAGAAAGAACCTTTGGTGTGCAAGTTTGAGAAAAAAGGCAGAAACGGTAAACCTGTAACGATTGTTGAAGGTTGGGAAGGAAGTGAGGAAGAACTAAAGAAGATCTCAAAAAAAATAAAAACCACACTTGGAATAGGTGGTTCTGAAAAGGATGGAACGATTATCATTCAAGGGGATAATCGTGATAAAATAATGAATATCCTTAAGGAAATGGGATATAAAACTAAAAGAGTCGGCGGCTAA
- a CDS encoding leucine-rich repeat domain-containing protein — MKKLFFTIFILLLSQAKAQIDPVKFPTYTNVDEALKSKQVVYSMSFRGKKMFNLPVEIQKLNSIFFLNVMENKLEKMDESIFALKELTILNLNENSIKFIPNEIAALQKLESFSMNLNSLTSVNPNLAKLQKLKAIHLDANNLNVFPDALLQIPNLEEINLQGNQISFIAKDLDEIKNLKSLNLASNQIKDLGNLEFPKLLKYLELQQNSIVKLPETLFQSKNLEFLNVSGNKIKEISPKVKGLKNVVSMNLANNDLKDLPIEFSQLKNLKTLILTGNPMEKTTIEKLKAMMPETQIYF; from the coding sequence ATGAAAAAACTGTTTTTCACTATTTTTATTCTGCTGCTTTCACAGGCAAAAGCTCAGATCGATCCTGTGAAATTTCCTACGTATACCAATGTCGATGAGGCTTTAAAGAGTAAACAGGTTGTTTACAGTATGAGTTTCAGAGGAAAAAAAATGTTTAACCTTCCGGTTGAAATTCAAAAGCTAAATTCTATATTCTTTCTGAATGTAATGGAAAATAAGTTGGAGAAAATGGATGAGTCAATTTTTGCATTAAAGGAACTGACTATTTTAAATCTCAATGAAAACAGTATCAAGTTCATTCCCAATGAAATTGCAGCACTTCAGAAACTGGAAAGCTTTTCGATGAATTTAAACAGTTTGACAAGTGTTAATCCAAACCTGGCAAAACTTCAAAAATTAAAGGCCATTCATCTTGATGCCAATAATCTGAATGTTTTTCCTGATGCATTATTACAGATTCCTAATTTGGAAGAAATTAATTTACAGGGAAATCAGATCAGTTTTATCGCTAAAGATTTAGATGAAATTAAAAACTTAAAATCATTAAATCTGGCTTCCAACCAGATTAAAGATCTTGGAAACTTAGAATTTCCGAAACTGTTAAAATATCTGGAATTACAGCAGAATTCTATTGTAAAACTGCCGGAAACCTTATTTCAGTCAAAGAATCTGGAGTTTTTAAATGTAAGCGGGAACAAGATCAAAGAAATTTCACCCAAAGTAAAAGGGTTGAAGAATGTTGTGAGCATGAATCTGGCAAATAATGATTTAAAAGATCTTCCAATCGAATTTTCACAACTGAAAAATCTTAAAACATTAATATTAACGGGCAATCCAATGGAAAAAACAACCATTGAAAAACTAAAAGCCATGATGCCGGAAACCCAAATTTATTTCTGA
- a CDS encoding DUF2268 domain-containing putative Zn-dependent protease (predicted Zn-dependent protease with a strongly conserved HExxH motif), which yields MKLLTHHCIALALLTFGTANAQFSDDPLHAVLETKDAQNFWKAFDKMETSATNPFTDYINNGSPGLKAFIKNRIINADSLYSTVKKNKEEYLKTRNTLSGIGKIDKKLKSSYSALKYWYPQAKFPTVYFVYGRMNTGGNSASEGITIGTELFKNLDGVTALIAHELVHFQQNNKGGESLLKQALTEGGADFISEFVSGEPMNVKAFQYGEANADRLYKEFVTRYKSDDLRDWFYWTSKKDDRPNDLGYWIGYKICEAYFNKQTDKHKAVQDILNIEDPFLFLQESGFLDTYIQQYAKEKNLKYDDFFKEFSGEPSEVTFVVNVPDKNDEVYIAGNQKGLGNWSASSVKMDRKSDFERILTLKIYLPAQLKLTKGNWDQEADVKGLEKGQNIRIENGKSKKISYTVVNWFKNSN from the coding sequence ATGAAACTATTAACACATCATTGTATAGCACTTGCTTTATTGACATTCGGAACTGCAAATGCTCAGTTTTCAGATGATCCTTTACATGCTGTTTTAGAAACAAAAGATGCACAGAACTTCTGGAAAGCATTCGATAAAATGGAAACATCTGCCACCAATCCTTTTACAGATTATATCAATAATGGTTCTCCCGGGTTAAAAGCTTTTATAAAGAACAGGATCATCAATGCAGATTCTTTGTACTCAACGGTGAAAAAAAACAAAGAAGAATATCTTAAAACAAGAAATACCTTATCCGGAATTGGCAAAATTGATAAAAAACTAAAATCATCATACAGTGCGCTGAAATATTGGTATCCCCAAGCGAAATTCCCGACAGTATATTTTGTGTACGGAAGAATGAATACAGGTGGAAATTCTGCGAGTGAAGGTATTACGATCGGAACAGAATTGTTTAAAAACCTGGATGGTGTTACTGCGCTTATTGCTCATGAACTGGTCCATTTTCAACAAAATAATAAAGGAGGCGAAAGTTTATTAAAACAGGCCTTAACGGAAGGAGGTGCCGATTTTATCAGCGAGTTTGTTTCAGGTGAACCTATGAACGTAAAAGCTTTTCAATATGGTGAAGCCAATGCAGACAGGTTGTATAAGGAATTTGTAACCAGATACAAAAGTGATGATTTAAGAGATTGGTTCTATTGGACTTCCAAAAAAGATGACCGGCCTAATGATCTGGGATATTGGATAGGATACAAAATCTGTGAAGCCTATTTTAATAAACAAACCGATAAGCATAAAGCCGTACAGGATATTTTAAACATCGAAGATCCTTTTTTATTCTTACAGGAAAGTGGCTTCCTGGATACTTATATTCAACAATATGCAAAAGAAAAGAATTTAAAATATGATGATTTCTTTAAAGAGTTTTCAGGTGAGCCTTCTGAAGTGACTTTTGTTGTCAATGTCCCGGATAAAAATGATGAAGTTTATATTGCAGGAAATCAGAAAGGACTGGGAAATTGGAGCGCATCATCAGTTAAAATGGATCGGAAAAGTGATTTTGAAAGAATTTTAACTTTAAAAATATATTTACCAGCTCAATTGAAACTTACCAAAGGGAATTGGGATCAGGAAGCGGATGTAAAAGGTCTTGAAAAAGGGCAGAACATCAGAATAGAAAATGGAAAATCAAAGAAGATTTCTTACACTGTTGTTAATTGGTTTAAAAATTCGAATTAA
- the gpmI gene encoding 2,3-bisphosphoglycerate-independent phosphoglycerate mutase translates to MSKKAILAILDGWGLGMNPDVSAIDKANTPFIDNCLKNFPHTTLEASGLAVGLPAGQMGNSEVGHMNLGAGRVVYQNLVKLNMAVENGTLGQEKVIQDAFEYAKKENKKVHFIGLVSNGGVHSHINHLKGLLTAAKEFGLNENVFVHAFTDGRDCDPLSGKGFIEELQNHMEATTGKLATVVGRYYAMDRDKRWERVKLAYDALVEGVGEQSTDALASIQQSYNNNVTDEFLKPIILVHTTETGNVVPVAKIIDNDVVICFNFRTDRGREITEVLCQKDFPEFFMRKLNLHYITLTNYDKTFQNVQVVFDENVLQDTMGEVLERNHKTQIRIAETEKYPHVTFFFSGGREAEFIGEKRLLCPSPKDVPTYDLKPEMSAYDITNAIVPELENGTADFVCLNFANTDMVGHTGVFSAAVKAAEVVDSCIEKVATAAYENGYAVFILADHGNSDVMINPDGTPNTQHSTNLVPFIVMDKERTWNLQPGKLGDVAPTILKVMGVEAPEAMTGNILVS, encoded by the coding sequence ATGTCGAAAAAAGCAATATTGGCAATCCTTGACGGATGGGGATTGGGAATGAATCCGGACGTTTCAGCAATTGATAAAGCAAATACACCATTTATAGATAACTGCCTTAAAAACTTTCCTCACACTACGCTTGAAGCAAGCGGTTTGGCGGTAGGTTTACCGGCTGGACAAATGGGGAACTCAGAAGTAGGGCACATGAATTTGGGAGCGGGAAGAGTTGTTTATCAAAATCTGGTAAAGCTGAATATGGCTGTTGAAAACGGAACGCTCGGACAGGAAAAAGTGATTCAGGATGCTTTCGAATATGCTAAAAAAGAGAACAAAAAGGTACACTTTATCGGATTGGTTTCCAATGGAGGAGTACATTCACATATCAATCACTTAAAAGGTCTTTTGACTGCTGCAAAAGAATTCGGATTAAACGAAAATGTTTTTGTTCATGCTTTTACAGACGGTCGTGACTGTGATCCGCTTTCGGGAAAAGGTTTTATAGAAGAACTTCAGAATCATATGGAAGCGACTACCGGAAAGCTGGCAACAGTGGTAGGAAGATATTATGCGATGGACAGAGATAAAAGATGGGAGCGTGTAAAACTGGCTTATGATGCTTTGGTAGAAGGTGTCGGAGAACAATCTACAGATGCGTTGGCTTCTATCCAGCAATCGTATAATAATAATGTAACGGATGAATTCCTTAAACCTATCATTTTAGTACATACGACCGAAACAGGAAATGTAGTCCCGGTTGCTAAAATTATTGATAATGACGTGGTGATCTGTTTCAATTTCCGTACAGACAGAGGTCGTGAGATTACAGAAGTTCTTTGCCAAAAAGATTTCCCGGAATTTTTTATGAGAAAACTGAATCTTCACTATATCACTCTGACGAATTACGATAAAACCTTCCAGAATGTGCAGGTGGTTTTTGATGAAAATGTGCTTCAGGATACGATGGGAGAAGTGTTGGAGAGAAATCACAAGACGCAGATCAGAATTGCGGAGACAGAGAAATATCCTCACGTTACCTTCTTCTTTTCAGGAGGCAGAGAAGCTGAGTTTATTGGTGAAAAAAGATTGCTTTGTCCAAGTCCGAAAGATGTTCCGACTTATGATTTAAAACCGGAAATGTCAGCGTATGACATTACCAATGCAATCGTTCCTGAGTTGGAAAACGGAACTGCCGATTTTGTTTGTTTAAATTTTGCAAACACAGATATGGTAGGTCATACAGGCGTTTTTTCAGCAGCGGTAAAAGCAGCGGAAGTGGTGGATTCTTGTATCGAAAAAGTGGCTACGGCGGCTTATGAAAACGGGTATGCAGTGTTCATTCTGGCAGACCATGGAAATTCTGATGTAATGATCAATCCGGACGGAACTCCGAATACACAGCACTCTACCAACCTGGTTCCGTTCATTGTAATGGATAAAGAACGCACCTGGAATTTACAACCGGGGAAATTAGGAGATGTTGCACCGACTATTTTAAAAGTAATGGGTGTAGAGGCTCCGGAAGCTATGACTGGAAATATTTTAGTGAGCTAA